The Setaria viridis chromosome 9, Setaria_viridis_v4.0, whole genome shotgun sequence sequence CCTTCTGATTGATTGGATCTGTTATTTTATACTTACTCAGTGTCCTCAATGTGGCAAGAGGTACAAACAAAACAACATTATCAACCTCTATGTACCAGAGATTGCTGTTCCCAATAATGATCTTGAAAAGGTTAGTTATGCTTCTATACTTTTTGTTGGAAGTATATGTGACCATCTTGTGATGCTTATTTGATTTATGCAGCAAGTATTGTTGTTGAGAGAGAAAAATGACTCTCTTGAGAAGCAAGTAAGCTCCCTTTTTTATACAATCTGCATTTTTACTTGAACCTGATATTAGTATGACTCTGTCCCAAAGCAAATACCACGAGCTGCATATTCTTTTCCCAAAGCTTATGCATTCTTTATGTTTCCACGCAGCAAGCAAAATTACTTGAGGAGATAAAAGAGCATAAGGTACTTGCACAAATGAACTATTTGTTTTCGCTAACCAAATTGATTTTTTGAGGAAAAATATGGTTACCCTTACTGATGTATTTTATAGATTAAATTGAGCAATATTTTCTGTGCATAAACCTTTTACACGCTCAATAGAGTGCCATAATTAATCCTTTTATGTTTCTTTACATTACCTGCAGAGGCAGATTATGTTGCAACAAAATGTGATATATGAATCAAGCTCGAAGAGACAGGTAGAGCCCTAGTTTTGCTAATTTTAATGATTAGTCATAGTAATGAAAGCTTCGATGTTTACATTTTTTACAATCAATTGTGAAGAAAATGACAGAGCAGACATCAAATGGAATGCCAGATGCAGAGCCAATTGCCTCAGTTACAGAGGACATTGATCGTAGAAATCTGTGCAGTTTTGTTCTCCAGGTATGTTTTTAGTGCTATCTGATTACCACTTtctgttatacttgttcttgctatgATGAGATTTATTTCCTGGTTCCATTTGGTTGTGCGGCCTAGTTTAGCAATAGCTGTGTACCATTACTTATGACGCATACCACTTGTCATGCCAACTTCAATCACACAGGCTATAAATGTAGAATTATGAAGGGACCTTATCATTCACTGACTCACAATCAACAGCTATGTTTTGTAGAACGAATTTTTGGTTGAAGGAGCTCGAGTCATGGGCATAGATGCATCCAGCCAGATTATATTCACTTCTGGAAGGGGACCTGGAGTTGGTGCTGAACACATCCTTACAAAGGTACATGTCTAAACAGATGCTTTTGCTTGACCACTTCAGTGTAGTTATGCTTTACTGCAAATTTGGTTGCTTATTGACCTTTTGCAATTTGATTCTTTATTTCAACAGATCAACATGTTTGCTAGACAGAGAATGCAGAAAATCCACCTCCCTCCTGATACTAAAGCTATTAGGGACATCTGTATACTGCCTGGGGGTTGCGCTGTTTTTGCATCACTAGGCAGGAAGTTGTCTCTTTTCAGGTCTGTAAAGAATGTGTGCTAGTTTTATTTCTCAATATGGTCCCTGTAACATTTAGTCTGATATCTGATCTTTGTGCTTATGTTTTACTATATCCCAGCATGGCAACCAACAATGTTGTCCTTCAATACGATCTGCCGGTGATTCTTTGACCTTGCAATTTCACAAAACTTTCAAGTACTTTTATGCTCTTCATGCATTGATTCAGAAACCACTACCAAAATTTGTTCCTGCATATATTTCTTCCTAAAGTATTTAAATACTGCACATGGTCCTTTCTGTTACTGAGGGCTGGGTATCTGCAAgtcctttttattttgttctcttGGTGTAGCTCTAGCTCTTGGATATTGGAAAATCACTTTACATTCAGTTCAGCATACGCTTTAACCTTAGAAGATTAAAAGGTGCTTGGTAATCAATCACTTGCTTTTGGCCGAGacatgcatatttttctttaaattaaacTATGGAAAATGGAAATCTCTCAAGTAGGCGAATCAGTGAAAATGCGAAATTGTTTATGCTGACCTGCTAATCTTCTGTGTTTCAATATCTTGCAGGCTCCTGGCTGGTCCTGTTCAGGAGATCATACTAGTCCGACTCACCTTTATGCTGGATTACAGGTTGACTTTGCAGTATGCCTTGTGATTCTTATTAAGTTTTTTCTGCACTTTAGTGGGTTTGTTAATTGAAATTCTTCTATAAAAATGTTCAGAATGGCATGATATTGGTCTTTGATATTCGTCAAACTTCAGCACCTTTGCATTCTATGACGGGTTTATCGACACACCCAGTCCATACAATCCACTCTGCTGTAGATGGCACTGGTTCCAGAATGGTTTTTTCTGCTTCTTCTATAGGACCCTGCATTTGGGATGTTGATGGCAGTGAAGACAGGTATGCTGTAGTTTGAAAAGTTCCTACACAGTTCCTATTGATGTGCTTCTCAGTGTctttgaaatgttgaatttggTTATTTGTAGTTCCCATGTTCTAGTTTGGGCTCTTTTTTCAGGCCGAATTTGCTAAGCGGGATGGAAAACCAAGGGGTCTGCATTTCTCTTGCGTGCGCCCCTCCATCAAGTGATCTCCTTGTGGCTTCCTACCGCCCGAAAGTTGAGCTGCAGGATGATAGCGCCACACCTCAAGCGATTACACCACAATCACCAGCACCCACTGGTTCAGGAAAGCTAGGACGCCACACACTCCTGAGGAGGACCGCCACAACCTCCTTTGCCAAGGACCAAACCTGCAGCGGTAACGTAAGCGACTTGCGAATGTCGAAGTCTGCAATCATACCATGTGGAGGCAATCAGCATCTCTTTGCCTATGGTGATGAGTCTCTGTACGGAGTCCGGACTTGGCGGCTGCCCTCGTTTCAGACATACACCGATCTCAGGCCCCACAGACAACCAATCCTTGATCTAAGGTTTGCTGAAAGTCCAACTGGGGAGAGGTACCTTGGGTGCTTAAGCGCTGAGAAGCTGCAGGTTTTCACAGTTAGGTAGCACAACAGAGAGAACCATTGACTTCATTCTTTAGCTTTGTTTCTGGTAGCTGTGCATGCTAATAGTTCACAGTTAGTGCTTCACTAACTTTGTTGTACAAGTACAGAGCACATTGTTCGGTACAGTTTTCACTAAATGGTGTGTAAAACCATGTTGTGCATTTTCATAAGAGGCTTCAATAAATTCACTGGTTGAGTGCAGGATTGCAGAGTTCTGCTGATGCTGCATTGTGTCATAAAACAAGGAAACAAATGGGTAGCAATCTGTCACACTTTATATGCTTTCTGCTATGCTTTGTTCACTCACTGATATTTTCCGTTTCTACCAGTATCATCATTGCACATCGCTAGAACACGTAACTTCTGGCATTTACTTGTTCTTCTTGATAATTCTTTCGACCAAATTCATGTTTCGTTTTCTTAGACCATAACTTATTAATTTCTTTCGCATTCAAGCAATTTTCCATCCTTTTCAACTATCCTTTTCCTTCTAAGTTGCGCCCAAACACGCGTTTCGTTTGGATTGGGAGTTGCAAGGAGTTGCAATTGCATATTGCAACGACCCTCAGTGCAGCAGTGCAGtggtttcaggctttcagcactCGGGGTAGAGCGCGCGGTCCCTGGACGAGTCGAGGCAGTAGTAGTACACCATGGAGTTCCGCTGCGCCCACCGCATGGCGGCCTCCTGCTGCGGGCTGAGCGCCGcccccgacggcgacgccggcaCGGGGCGGCATCCCTGGGGCGGCGCGTCCGCGGCGCACCCGCCGATCTTGAGGTCGGCGAACCGCGACACGAACGGCTGGTAGCGGTAGTCGGCGCGGTAGCGGCCGCCGTCGGTGGCCCAGTCGGAGGCGTCCCAGATGGAGCCGTACGCCCACATCTCCCGGTCCGGGAACGTGGCCTCCGTCTTCCTCTCGTACCGCCGGATCGGCACGTCGTCCACCAGGAACCTGCGCGACAGGGAAGAACAACCATGAATCGTACGTCCAGCCTGCAGAGCTCATGCGATGACTGTGCAAAAAGAGCTCCAGAGTGTGACTTACAGGATCTGGTCGGGGTTCCAGATGATGGCGTAGTGGTGGAAGTCGGCGGTGGGGTCGAACCAGAGGTGGAACCTCATCTCCCGGCCGACGATGgtgccgtcgccgctgccgcgcacGTACACGTTGGTCTGCAGCGTGTACGGCTCCCCCGGCACCGTCCCCAGCAGCTCCATGTCGATCTCGTCGTGGTGCCCCGGGTACTCCTCGCTGTTCGACAGCTGCATCACCAGCCATGCATTGCCTtgcatcatcagttcatcaccatACCTAAGCAGAGCAGAGCAACAAGGCACCACCAATAGACTCCACTGATCCACTCACGTAGAAGGCGGTGTTGACGCCGGCGGTGTAGCCCGGCTGCACCCTGACCGAGGCGCCGAAGTAGCCGCTCCGGTACGCCCGCGCCGACTTGAACCCGCTGCCGGAGCTGCGGTCCATCCACAGCGTCAGGGACCTGCCGTCCGGCGAGAGGGTCTGGTGCTGCGGGCCCCACAGGGTGCGGTAGGCCTCGGAGAAGGCCAGCGACCTGAGCGTGGCGCTTGGGTAGTAGCCGGGAGAGGGAGGCTGCTGGGCGGCGCAGGGCTGCAGCGGCAGCGTAAGCAGAGGAGCAAGCGCGCATGCCAGGAGGAGAGCAGTTGCCTGCCGCACCGGCACATCACCAGGCCTTGCCATCTGCTGATCAGTTGGTGATACACTGACAGTGTTAGATGTGTCTAGTGAATCGTGATCTTGTCTTTGTGTATTGCGTGTGATCAAATTGATGAAATTTCGGTTTGCGAGAGGTTTCTTTATAGGCGAGATCAGGCCTGTATGGCAATGGTCCCGCAGAGTAGGAAAAGGTTGTTAAGAATTCATTTTTAAGAGTAGAGTAGGGACAGATTTGTAAGGTTAGGGGCCCAGGACGAGCAACAGGGCAAGTGAAGCGTGCTACGAGCCTACGAGTGAACACGATCTCTTGGCCCCAAAAGCAAATGCAAAGGACTTGGATACTGTCACCTCTCCCACACGGAATGTGTATCCTACACTTTTTGGCTCGAGTTATTCGCAAAATCTGATCGTGTGAATACCGAATAACTAGAACATGTAACAGTAACATTTGGTTGCAAACGCCGCCATGTTCCTTGTTTATTCTTCTCATTGGCGGCCAAGTATGCCATGCCACCGCGCTTTGGATTTATTACCCGCCAGCAGCAAAGAATAAAAGAGATGGCACTGATTATCTAGTAAATTTTTGCCACACCTTTCTTTTGACCCAAGTAAAACATGTTCTTTCCTGCATTAACCAGACTTGGCATTTCGGCCCCTGTCGGTCCAAAATATCGGGCAATTGCACACCAATTCGGCGAGAGCGATTGTACAGTCTGTATAAAAGacagtttcataaaaaaaaacttaat is a genomic window containing:
- the LOC117840005 gene encoding uncharacterized protein; the encoded protein is MLSGSGSRGRRAGEAAAPPVVQVSSSGSGEEEGPSEEEEEEESEGSSEGARRRDGGGGKARVSATEGEAAASGGDAEGPNLPSCPICMIAWTADGAHRVSCIPCGHVYGRYCLERWLQQCGKKKAQCPQCGKRYKQNNIINLYVPEIAVPNNDLEKQVLLLREKNDSLEKQQAKLLEEIKEHKRQIMLQQNVIYESSSKRQKMTEQTSNGMPDAEPIASVTEDIDRRNLCSFVLQNEFLVEGARVMGIDASSQIIFTSGRGPGVGAEHILTKINMFARQRMQKIHLPPDTKAIRDICILPGGCAVFASLGRKLSLFSMATNNVVLQYDLPAPGWSCSGDHTSPTHLYAGLQNGMILVFDIRQTSAPLHSMTGLSTHPVHTIHSAVDGTGSRMVFSASSIGPCIWDVDGSEDRPNLLSGMENQGVCISLACAPPSSDLLVASYRPKVELQDDSATPQAITPQSPAPTGSGKLGRHTLLRRTATTSFAKDQTCSGNVSDLRMSKSAIIPCGGNQHLFAYGDESLYGVRTWRLPSFQTYTDLRPHRQPILDLRFAESPTGERYLGCLSAEKLQVFTVR
- the LOC117840007 gene encoding xyloglucan endotransglucosylase/hydrolase protein 31, producing the protein MARPGDVPVRQATALLLACALAPLLTLPLQPCAAQQPPSPGYYPSATLRSLAFSEAYRTLWGPQHQTLSPDGRSLTLWMDRSSGSGFKSARAYRSGYFGASVRVQPGYTAGVNTAFYLSNSEEYPGHHDEIDMELLGTVPGEPYTLQTNVYVRGSGDGTIVGREMRFHLWFDPTADFHHYAIIWNPDQILFLVDDVPIRRYERKTEATFPDREMWAYGSIWDASDWATDGGRYRADYRYQPFVSRFADLKIGGCAADAPPQGCRPVPASPSGAALSPQQEAAMRWAQRNSMVYYYCLDSSRDRALYPEC